One genomic segment of Jaculus jaculus isolate mJacJac1 chromosome 2, mJacJac1.mat.Y.cur, whole genome shotgun sequence includes these proteins:
- the Tifa gene encoding TRAF-interacting protein with FHA domain-containing protein A yields the protein MSSFEDADTEETVTCLQMTVYHPSHLQRGIFQSIKFYKREKLPSIEVVNFGRNSSICRYTFLDKQVSRVQFSLQSFKQFNSSVLSFEIKNMSKKTSLIVDNQELGYLNKIDLPYKCMVKFGEYQLLLEKEDGESVESFETQFILSPRPLLQENNWPAQKPTPEDGSCSSYFTHVTSPTEMDENEL from the coding sequence ATGTCCAGTTTTGAAGATGCTGACACAGAAGAGACAGTGACCTGTCTCCAGATGACTGTTTACCATCCCAGCCACTTGCAACGTGGAATATTTCAATCCATAAAgttttacaagagagagaaactCCCCTCCATTGAAGTGGTGAATTTTGGACGGAATTCCAGCATCTGTCGTTATACTTTCCTAGACAAACAGGTTTCACGAGTCCAGTTTTCTTTGCAGTCCTTTAAACAGTTCAACAGCTCAGTTCTctcttttgaaattaaaaatatgagtAAGAAGACCAGTTTGATTGTGGACAATCAGGAGCTGGGCTACCTCAATAAAATAGACCTGCCCTATAAGTGCATGGTCAAATTCGGTGAGTATCAGCTCCTGCTGGAGAAGGAAGATGGAGAGTCAGTGGAATCATTTGAGACTCAGTTTATTCTGTCTCCAAGACCACTCTTGCAGGAAAATAACTGGCCGGCACAGAAGCCCACACCCGAGGATGGCAGTTGCTCATCCTATTTCACCCATGTCACTTCTCCTACAGAAATGGATGAAAATGAATTGTGA